One window of the Chlamydiales bacterium STE3 genome contains the following:
- a CDS encoding tRNA pseudouridine synthase B (Product derived from UniProtKB/Swiss-Prot:Q6MD66;Gene name derived from UniProtKB/Swiss-Prot:Q6MD66;EC number derived from UniProtKB/Swiss-Prot:Q6MD66): MTPCEGILLVNKPKGKTSFSLISALRRILKIKTIGHAGTLDPLATGVMILMVGKNYTRLSSQLLVQNKEYLAEITLGKTTDSYDAEGVELSVSNLCPTLDDLKKALERFQGEFLQVPPMFSAKKVNGQKLCDLARRGKIVEREPVKICAETLLVEYSYPKVILEIKCSKGTYIRSIAHDLGAMLGCGAFLSRLERTKSGSYFLEDCIDGNLLFDHDATDLARAQVYAALKKCQYTIP, encoded by the coding sequence ATGACACCTTGTGAAGGCATTCTGCTTGTTAATAAACCTAAGGGTAAAACTTCCTTTAGCCTTATCAGCGCTTTGCGCCGCATTTTAAAAATCAAAACGATTGGTCACGCAGGGACTTTAGACCCGCTTGCAACAGGCGTTATGATTTTAATGGTAGGTAAAAACTATACTCGACTTTCTTCTCAACTTCTTGTTCAGAATAAAGAATATCTTGCAGAAATAACTCTTGGAAAAACAACAGATTCCTATGATGCGGAAGGTGTTGAATTAAGTGTTTCTAATCTATGCCCTACTTTAGATGATTTGAAAAAGGCTCTAGAGCGATTTCAAGGTGAATTTTTACAAGTACCACCCATGTTTTCAGCCAAGAAGGTTAACGGTCAAAAACTTTGTGACTTGGCTCGTAGAGGGAAGATAGTTGAAAGAGAACCCGTTAAAATTTGTGCTGAAACACTACTGGTAGAATATTCTTATCCTAAAGTCATTTTAGAAATAAAATGTTCAAAAGGAACTTATATTCGTAGCATAGCACATGATCTTGGAGCAATGCTTGGCTGCGGTGCATTTTTAAGCCGCTTAGAAAGAACAAAAAGCGGTTCCTATTTTTTAGAAGATTGCATTGACGGTAATCTACTTTTTGATCATGATGCGACTGACTTAGCACGCGCACAAGTTTATGCAGCTTTAAAAAAATGCCAGTACACTATTCCTTAG
- a CDS encoding Ribosome-binding factor A (Product derived from UniProtKB/Swiss-Prot:Q6MD65;Gene name derived from UniProtKB/Swiss-Prot:Q6MD65), whose product MAKKRVDRLNSLLKEVISEVIRKQVKNPHVNEFITVIRVDITADLHYAKVYISVIGSETEKQETLAALNSAAGFIAVNSSKKITLRYFPALTFILDDSIEKQMRIEQLLHTISDERKSRDPDSQENDLS is encoded by the coding sequence ATGGCTAAAAAACGTGTAGACCGCCTTAATTCACTCTTAAAAGAGGTCATCTCGGAAGTAATAAGAAAACAGGTGAAAAATCCTCATGTCAATGAGTTTATTACCGTTATACGTGTCGATATCACTGCAGACCTACACTATGCGAAAGTTTATATTAGCGTTATTGGCTCAGAAACAGAAAAGCAAGAAACCTTAGCGGCATTAAATTCTGCCGCTGGGTTTATAGCTGTCAATTCTTCAAAAAAAATAACGCTTCGCTACTTTCCCGCTCTAACCTTTATCCTCGATGATAGCATTGAAAAACAAATGCGCATCGAACAGCTCCTGCATACGATCTCTGATGAAAGAAAATCTAGGGATCCAGATTCCCAAGAAAACGATTTAAGTTAA
- a CDS encoding Translation initiation factor IF-2 (Product derived from UniProtKB/Swiss-Prot:Q6MD64;Gene name derived from UniProtKB/Swiss-Prot:Q6MD64): MAKNLKLNIKNAQIAQAINLDGIKSKLSKKKAGDEIAEKEVAEKESSKATSKEDKLRVEKKLAEERKEEPVTPRKARSRSAFAESQYADSHLENEEEIEIIEPVSSEETAEQLISVTAAEESPEEHLPITEDSMEKIPEAEVKQEEALQSTKEAKVTEPAQETVRSVEQEISSPPLRPRLELRQPTPPPRFLPPKEKLGPTGRHIKDLLPPPRPKPQPKEELRKAPPYSGQRPQPAQTADEDRLKKAKVPDSKGASPSEESEEAKAKKGAKGAKFREFKDLKPAKKSESSRFDARDRQGLRASEDEQEWRKKRSNKYYRPVKEETIRPSALKIRLPIILKDLASEMKLKASELVGKLFLQGTIVTLNDILEDETIVQLLGHEFGCEITIDRSEQERIRITDKTIREEVECSDPSQLITRPPIVAFMGHVDHGKTSLIDAIRKSNRVAGEAGAITQHIGAFRCHTPVGDITVLDTPGHEAFSAMRARGADVTDIVVLVVAGDEGIRQQTVEAIQHAKAAKVTIVVAINKSDKPNFNPEVVYRQLSEHELLPEAWGGQTITINCSAVSGDGIKELLEMLALQAEILELRANPHVRARGNVIESELHKGLGAAATVLVQNGTLKLGDSVVFEHYFGRIKTMRDEHGRPMTEAGPATPVEITGLSGLPEAGQEFISVKNEKEAREISEARLIGHRQTNLQSKKKLTIDNMMQASESGKKILNVVLRADVQGSLEALKVALQKINSDKADLNIIFTGVGEISESDVQLAAASKAVIIGFHTQLESHADSLVKELGVQVRIHDIIYHAIDDAKALMAGLLDKIPQETEKGKALVKATFKSSQVGVIAGCQVIEGSIHRNNLMRLRREGAVVWTGSISSLKRVKEDVREVQKGVECGILLSGFHELKEDDILEAYEITYLTQEL; the protein is encoded by the coding sequence TTGGCAAAAAATTTAAAACTTAACATTAAAAACGCGCAAATAGCTCAAGCGATCAACCTTGATGGCATTAAATCAAAGCTTTCTAAAAAGAAGGCCGGTGATGAAATTGCGGAAAAAGAGGTTGCCGAAAAGGAATCTTCTAAAGCAACATCTAAGGAAGATAAGCTGCGCGTTGAAAAAAAACTAGCTGAAGAGCGAAAAGAAGAACCTGTAACTCCACGAAAAGCAAGATCCAGGTCAGCCTTTGCAGAATCACAATATGCCGATTCTCATTTAGAGAATGAAGAAGAGATTGAAATCATAGAGCCTGTAAGTTCTGAAGAAACCGCTGAACAATTAATCAGCGTTACAGCTGCTGAAGAAAGCCCAGAAGAACATTTGCCAATCACAGAAGACTCTATGGAAAAAATACCTGAAGCAGAAGTTAAACAAGAAGAAGCCCTTCAATCCACTAAAGAAGCGAAGGTTACAGAGCCCGCTCAAGAAACAGTGCGCTCCGTGGAACAGGAAATTTCCTCTCCCCCCTTAAGGCCTCGTCTTGAACTCAGACAACCAACACCACCTCCAAGGTTTCTTCCTCCTAAGGAAAAGCTTGGTCCAACCGGTAGACACATTAAAGACCTTTTACCACCTCCGCGACCAAAGCCACAACCTAAAGAAGAACTACGTAAAGCACCTCCTTATTCTGGGCAGAGACCACAACCAGCGCAAACTGCTGATGAGGATCGATTGAAAAAGGCGAAGGTCCCTGATAGTAAAGGGGCATCTCCATCAGAGGAGTCTGAAGAAGCCAAAGCTAAGAAAGGAGCGAAGGGTGCTAAGTTTCGCGAGTTTAAAGATCTTAAACCTGCCAAAAAGAGCGAGAGCTCACGTTTTGACGCAAGAGATCGTCAGGGATTAAGAGCGAGTGAAGATGAGCAAGAGTGGCGAAAAAAGAGATCTAACAAATACTATAGACCGGTTAAAGAAGAAACAATCCGTCCATCAGCGCTTAAAATTCGCTTACCAATTATCCTTAAAGACTTAGCCTCTGAAATGAAGCTGAAGGCTTCTGAATTAGTAGGCAAGCTCTTTTTGCAAGGAACGATTGTTACATTAAACGACATTTTAGAAGATGAAACGATTGTACAGCTGCTAGGGCACGAATTTGGCTGTGAAATTACTATCGACAGGTCAGAACAGGAAAGAATTCGTATTACAGACAAAACGATTCGAGAAGAAGTCGAGTGTAGCGACCCATCCCAACTCATTACTAGGCCGCCTATCGTTGCCTTTATGGGCCACGTTGACCACGGGAAAACGAGCCTTATTGATGCGATTAGAAAAAGTAATCGTGTTGCCGGTGAAGCAGGAGCTATTACTCAGCACATTGGGGCCTTTCGTTGCCATACCCCTGTTGGGGATATAACTGTGTTAGATACCCCAGGTCACGAAGCCTTTTCAGCAATGCGTGCAAGAGGGGCAGACGTTACGGATATTGTTGTCTTAGTTGTTGCTGGGGACGAGGGGATTCGCCAACAGACTGTTGAAGCCATACAGCATGCGAAAGCTGCTAAGGTAACAATTGTTGTTGCAATCAATAAGTCAGATAAACCTAACTTTAACCCTGAAGTTGTGTATCGCCAGCTTTCAGAACACGAGCTCCTACCAGAAGCTTGGGGTGGGCAAACCATTACGATTAACTGTTCCGCGGTTTCGGGGGATGGTATTAAAGAATTGCTGGAAATGTTGGCCTTACAAGCAGAAATCCTCGAGCTTAGAGCCAACCCCCATGTAAGAGCACGTGGCAATGTCATTGAATCTGAACTTCATAAAGGTCTTGGTGCAGCAGCTACTGTTTTAGTGCAAAATGGAACCCTAAAGCTTGGTGATTCAGTTGTTTTTGAACATTACTTCGGTAGAATTAAAACAATGAGAGATGAGCATGGCCGTCCTATGACAGAAGCTGGGCCTGCAACACCTGTTGAAATTACCGGTCTCTCTGGTCTACCGGAAGCGGGTCAAGAGTTTATTTCTGTAAAGAACGAAAAGGAAGCTAGGGAAATTTCAGAAGCACGTTTAATTGGCCATCGCCAAACTAACTTGCAAAGCAAGAAGAAATTAACTATAGATAATATGATGCAGGCCTCAGAATCAGGCAAAAAAATCCTTAACGTAGTCCTAAGAGCTGACGTTCAAGGATCCCTGGAGGCTTTAAAGGTCGCTTTACAGAAAATCAATTCAGATAAAGCTGATTTGAATATTATCTTTACTGGCGTTGGCGAAATTTCAGAATCTGACGTGCAGCTAGCTGCAGCTTCTAAAGCGGTTATTATTGGTTTCCACACTCAGCTAGAGTCGCATGCAGATTCTCTCGTTAAGGAGCTGGGAGTACAGGTAAGAATCCACGATATTATTTACCACGCTATTGATGATGCAAAAGCTTTGATGGCAGGCTTGCTGGACAAAATCCCTCAAGAAACTGAGAAAGGGAAGGCCCTTGTCAAAGCGACCTTCAAATCCTCCCAAGTAGGAGTAATTGCTGGATGCCAAGTGATCGAGGGAAGCATTCACCGGAATAATTTAATGCGCTTAAGACGAGAAGGTGCTGTGGTCTGGACAGGCTCGATATCATCTCTTAAGAGAGTCAAAGAAGATGTTAGGGAAGTTCAAAAAGGTGTGGAATGTGGTATTCTGCTTTCCGGTTTTCATGAGCTGAAGGAAGACGACATTTTAGAGGCCTATGAAATCACTTACCTCACACAAGAACTATAA
- a CDS encoding Transcription termination/antitermination protein NusA (Product derived from UniProtKB/Swiss-Prot:Q9KA74;Gene name derived from UniProtKB/Swiss-Prot:Q9KA74) — translation MNKDLIAIFEYLEREKGIKRDIVISAIEESLVAAARKSISGASNVTVTIHPKTGNIDVYCEKEIVDDVEVPAQEISLEDARAIDPDCQIGQFIDIVATPKDFGRIAAQKARTIIAQKLRGAERDVIYEEYRHRVNELISGTVKRFVRGANIVVDLGKVEAIMPMKQYPKTEKYHTGEKVLALLMTVNDTENGGAEVVLSRSSPEFVRQLLVQEVPELNDGTVVIDKIVRDAGYRTKLTVRSLDSKVDPVGACVGMRGMRVKNVMRELHNEKIDIIPFAQDPIELLQNALSPIEIRKISINSEDSTISIVVDDQDFAAVIGKRGMNARLNGQLIGYDLEVQRMTDYNKAMAIQRTELASSEDPTLDEPLKNIDGINHLIFEHLVAEGYSTPRSLLMASAEKLATIPGISLDTADKILEQIRKQRI, via the coding sequence ATGAATAAAGATCTCATAGCAATCTTTGAATATTTAGAGCGTGAAAAAGGCATTAAAAGAGATATCGTCATTAGCGCAATTGAAGAGTCTTTAGTTGCCGCAGCCCGCAAAAGCATTTCGGGGGCTTCAAATGTCACAGTAACAATCCATCCTAAAACAGGGAACATTGACGTATACTGTGAAAAAGAAATCGTGGATGATGTTGAAGTGCCAGCACAGGAAATTTCTCTAGAAGATGCTCGAGCAATCGACCCTGATTGTCAAATTGGTCAGTTCATTGATATCGTGGCAACGCCAAAAGATTTCGGTCGCATTGCAGCACAAAAAGCCCGTACGATTATTGCTCAGAAACTTCGCGGTGCAGAAAGAGATGTTATTTATGAGGAATACCGACATCGCGTAAACGAGCTTATTTCTGGAACAGTAAAAAGATTTGTTCGTGGTGCTAACATCGTGGTTGACCTCGGCAAAGTAGAAGCTATTATGCCGATGAAGCAATACCCAAAAACAGAAAAATACCACACTGGGGAAAAAGTTTTAGCCTTATTAATGACTGTAAATGACACGGAAAATGGCGGAGCAGAAGTTGTTTTATCAAGAAGCTCTCCAGAGTTTGTTCGTCAGCTGCTTGTGCAGGAAGTTCCTGAATTGAATGATGGAACAGTGGTGATCGATAAAATTGTAAGAGATGCCGGTTACCGAACAAAGTTAACTGTGCGTTCGCTAGATTCTAAGGTTGATCCTGTAGGAGCCTGTGTCGGCATGAGAGGGATGCGCGTTAAAAATGTCATGCGCGAACTACATAATGAGAAAATTGATATCATTCCTTTTGCCCAAGATCCTATAGAGTTATTACAAAATGCTTTATCTCCTATTGAAATTCGCAAGATAAGCATCAATTCAGAAGATAGTACCATATCTATTGTAGTAGACGATCAAGATTTTGCTGCAGTTATTGGGAAACGAGGAATGAACGCAAGATTAAATGGACAATTGATCGGCTATGACTTAGAAGTCCAACGTATGACAGACTACAACAAAGCAATGGCAATTCAAAGAACAGAACTCGCATCCTCAGAAGACCCAACTCTTGATGAACCATTGAAGAATATCGATGGGATTAATCATTTAATTTTTGAGCATCTTGTTGCTGAAGGTTACTCGACGCCAAGATCCCTCTTAATGGCATCTGCTGAAAAATTAGCCACTATTCCTGGTATCAGTTTGGATACGGCAGATAAGATCTTGGAGCAAATTAGAAAGCAAAGGATATAA
- a CDS encoding 30S ribosomal protein S1 (Product derived from UniProtKB/Swiss-Prot:Q9Z8M3;Gene name derived from UniProtKB/Swiss-Prot:Q9Z8M3): MSKNSNHTWDENNIVDDVTFQEKDAELFRNLLASAGEETSADEKPSMTPGSILKGRIVEITKDHVVVDVGLKSEGLVPIEEFSDPSILVLDGEVEVLLDQPEDDNGQIVLSREKAERLRQWEYILEHCEEGSIVKGKVIRKVKGGLMVDIGMEAFLPGSQIDNKRIKNLDEYLDRTYEFKILKINIERKNVVVSRRELLEAERISKKAEVLENIQPGDIREGIVKNITDFGVFLDLDGIDGLLHITDMTWKRIKHPSEMVQIGQKLEVMILSVDKDKGRVALGLKQKEPNPWDQIEQKYAPGTKVRGKIVNLLPYGAFIEIEPGIEGLIHVSEMSWTKNVTDPNEVVNKGDDVTAIVLSIQKEEGKISLGIKQTEQNPWDDVEKKYPVGTNVRAEIKNLTNYGAFVELEPGVEGLIHISDLSWIKKVSHPSEILKKGDVVNAVVLSVDKESKKITLGIKQLGNNPWESIEKTMPVGTLVKGKVTKITAFGAFVELESGIEGLIHVNELSDQAFGKVEDVVAKGDDVTAKVIKLDPEHKKIALSLKEYLIDQNQENRDDIVMTQGSKRKKKDATK, from the coding sequence ATGTCAAAAAATTCAAACCACACCTGGGATGAGAACAATATAGTCGACGACGTGACTTTCCAGGAAAAAGATGCGGAGCTTTTTAGAAACCTTTTAGCTAGCGCAGGCGAAGAAACTTCTGCTGATGAAAAGCCGAGCATGACTCCTGGCTCGATTCTCAAAGGTCGCATTGTTGAAATAACCAAAGATCACGTTGTCGTAGATGTAGGCTTAAAATCCGAAGGCTTAGTGCCAATCGAAGAATTTTCAGACCCCTCTATTCTCGTCCTTGACGGCGAAGTTGAAGTTTTGCTTGACCAACCAGAAGATGATAACGGACAAATCGTTTTATCGAGAGAAAAAGCAGAGCGCCTACGTCAATGGGAATACATTCTTGAGCACTGTGAAGAAGGATCAATTGTTAAAGGTAAAGTTATCCGTAAAGTTAAAGGCGGCTTAATGGTCGATATCGGCATGGAAGCATTCTTGCCAGGATCGCAAATTGATAATAAGAGAATTAAGAACCTTGATGAATATCTTGACAGAACCTACGAATTCAAGATTCTGAAGATCAACATTGAAAGAAAGAACGTCGTTGTTTCACGCCGTGAACTATTAGAAGCAGAAAGAATTTCTAAAAAAGCCGAAGTTCTAGAAAACATCCAACCTGGAGACATTCGTGAAGGTATCGTGAAAAACATTACCGATTTCGGCGTTTTCTTAGATCTCGATGGCATAGACGGGCTTTTACACATCACAGACATGACCTGGAAAAGAATTAAGCACCCTTCTGAAATGGTTCAAATCGGCCAAAAGCTCGAAGTGATGATTTTAAGCGTTGACAAAGATAAAGGCCGGGTAGCTCTTGGCTTAAAGCAAAAAGAACCAAATCCATGGGATCAAATTGAGCAAAAATATGCTCCAGGAACTAAGGTAAGAGGCAAGATTGTAAATCTCCTTCCCTATGGGGCGTTCATTGAGATTGAACCTGGCATCGAAGGGCTAATCCACGTTTCCGAAATGTCTTGGACAAAAAACGTCACCGATCCTAATGAAGTTGTCAACAAAGGTGATGACGTGACAGCAATTGTTCTTTCCATCCAAAAAGAGGAAGGAAAAATCTCACTCGGCATCAAACAAACGGAACAAAATCCTTGGGATGATGTAGAGAAAAAATACCCAGTTGGAACAAATGTAAGAGCAGAGATTAAAAACCTTACTAACTATGGCGCTTTTGTTGAACTAGAACCCGGCGTTGAAGGCTTAATTCACATTTCTGATCTCAGCTGGATTAAAAAAGTTTCCCACCCTTCTGAAATCCTAAAGAAAGGTGACGTAGTGAATGCTGTTGTTCTATCCGTAGACAAAGAGAGCAAAAAAATTACATTGGGAATTAAGCAACTTGGCAATAATCCTTGGGAATCTATCGAGAAAACGATGCCCGTTGGAACACTTGTCAAAGGCAAGGTCACTAAAATCACAGCTTTCGGAGCTTTTGTTGAGCTCGAAAGTGGAATTGAGGGCCTCATTCATGTGAATGAACTTTCCGATCAGGCTTTCGGCAAAGTAGAGGATGTAGTTGCTAAAGGCGATGATGTTACTGCTAAGGTTATCAAATTAGATCCTGAGCACAAAAAAATTGCTCTTTCATTAAAGGAATACCTTATTGATCAAAACCAAGAGAACCGCGATGACATCGTGATGACTCAAGGATCAAAACGCAAAAAGAAGGATGCGACTAAGTAG
- a CDS encoding putative aspartate kinase II (Product derived from UniProtKB/Trembl:Q6MD60;Gene name derived from UniProtKB/Trembl:Q6MD60), whose amino-acid sequence MKTLVMKFGGASVATPQHFSKIADIVIERHKSYPRIIIVVSAMGKTTDELIALATQVHPHPPRREYDMLVSVGERISISLLAMALAAKNYEAVSFTGSQSGIITTEEHSEARIVDIRPRRLITALEEGKIVIVAGFQGVSYKGEITTLGRGGGDTSAVALGVAFSTKVEFYKDVPGVFSEDPKLNAKALHYPYLSYHEALTITSKGAKILHPRSIQLAEKNFLELHVLSFNKEHRERTLIHSKECSKRETPIYEHL is encoded by the coding sequence ATGAAAACTCTTGTAATGAAATTTGGCGGAGCTTCAGTTGCCACTCCTCAGCATTTTTCAAAAATTGCAGATATTGTCATTGAGCGACATAAGTCCTATCCTCGTATTATCATTGTAGTGAGTGCAATGGGGAAAACGACGGATGAATTAATTGCTCTTGCTACACAGGTACATCCTCATCCCCCTAGAAGAGAATATGACATGCTTGTAAGCGTGGGAGAAAGAATTAGTATTTCTCTACTTGCCATGGCTCTGGCCGCAAAAAATTATGAAGCAGTAAGTTTTACTGGGAGCCAGTCTGGAATTATTACAACTGAAGAGCATTCTGAAGCACGCATTGTCGATATCCGCCCTCGACGCTTGATCACTGCTTTAGAGGAGGGAAAGATTGTGATCGTAGCTGGATTCCAGGGTGTAAGCTACAAAGGGGAAATTACAACTCTTGGAAGAGGCGGTGGGGACACCTCAGCTGTAGCCTTGGGCGTTGCATTTAGCACTAAAGTGGAATTTTATAAAGATGTTCCAGGAGTATTTTCAGAGGATCCCAAGTTGAATGCCAAAGCTCTGCACTACCCCTATCTTTCTTATCATGAAGCCTTAACGATTACTTCAAAGGGTGCTAAAATTCTCCACCCTCGTTCAATTCAGCTAGCAGAGAAAAATTTTTTAGAGTTACACGTCTTATCCTTTAACAAAGAGCATAGGGAACGCACTCTTATTCATTCAAAAGAATGCTCGAAAAGAGAAACACCAATTTATGAGCATTTATGA